One segment of Candidatus Eisenbacteria bacterium DNA contains the following:
- a CDS encoding glycosyltransferase family 4 protein, whose translation MMKILLLAPCPFFQGRGTPIAIKLVAEVLAGEGHHLHILTYPEGEAVPIPNGSISRIPALPGIRDVKPGPSWKKLVYDPILLFKAIDLIRKKHFDVIHAVEESVFIALILKKIFRIPFVYDLDSSMSQQIVEKYPLLKPLKPCMHYCERTAIKESAGALAVCKALEEEVLACDPSHLVCRLEDISLLPDQEWQEDPPAPRLFQEPVMMYVGNLEKYQGIDLLIEGFQKALPKMGKAKLVIIGGHASEMAAYQKRVKDMGMGEEVAFLGPKPLSELASWFNQARILVSPRLQGNNTPMKIYSYLDSGKPVLATRLPTHTQVLDDEIAYLVSPTPESMAQGMAALMEDGALRARLSQAAKKRVQDEYCLEAYRKKLSAFYDRLEAKIRG comes from the coding sequence ATGATGAAGATTTTATTGTTGGCCCCTTGCCCCTTCTTCCAAGGACGGGGAACGCCCATCGCCATCAAACTGGTCGCCGAAGTCCTGGCCGGCGAAGGGCACCACCTCCACATCCTGACCTATCCGGAAGGGGAGGCGGTACCGATTCCGAATGGATCTATCTCAAGGATCCCGGCATTGCCGGGTATTCGAGACGTCAAACCCGGTCCCTCATGGAAGAAATTGGTTTATGATCCGATATTATTGTTTAAGGCCATCGATTTGATCAGGAAAAAACACTTTGATGTCATTCATGCCGTGGAAGAGTCGGTCTTTATAGCCCTGATTTTGAAAAAGATTTTTCGAATTCCCTTTGTCTATGACCTGGACTCCTCCATGTCCCAGCAAATTGTAGAAAAATACCCCTTATTAAAACCTCTGAAACCGTGCATGCACTATTGTGAAAGAACCGCGATTAAGGAGAGCGCCGGGGCCCTGGCGGTCTGCAAGGCCTTGGAAGAGGAAGTCTTAGCCTGCGACCCATCGCACCTGGTCTGCCGCTTGGAGGATATTTCCCTCCTTCCAGATCAGGAGTGGCAGGAGGATCCTCCCGCCCCAAGACTGTTTCAGGAACCGGTAATGATGTACGTCGGTAATCTCGAAAAATACCAGGGAATCGATTTGTTGATTGAAGGTTTTCAAAAAGCCCTGCCCAAAATGGGAAAGGCCAAGCTCGTCATCATCGGTGGCCATGCATCCGAAATGGCTGCATACCAAAAACGGGTGAAGGATATGGGGATGGGAGAAGAGGTGGCCTTCCTCGGGCCGAAGCCCCTATCGGAATTGGCGTCTTGGTTCAATCAGGCCCGGATTCTGGTCTCTCCCCGCCTTCAAGGCAACAATACCCCCATGAAAATATATTCCTATCTGGATTCCGGGAAACCGGTCTTGGCCACCCGTCTTCCGACCCACACCCAGGTCCTGGATGATGAAATCGCCTATTTGGTTTCCCCGACACCGGAATCCATGGCCCAAGGAATGGCCGCCTTGATGGAAGATGGCGCCTTGCGGGCAAGGCTTTCCCAAGCAGCTAAAAAGAGGGTTCAGGACGAGTATTGTCTTGAAGCCTACCGCAAAAAACTCTCGGCGTTTTATGATCGTTTGGAAGCCAAGATTCGCGGTTAA